A single window of Halotalea alkalilenta DNA harbors:
- the cobN gene encoding cobaltochelatase subunit CobN: MHLFAAQPGGFSDDEGIVDLDQQPARLVILSAADSTLSLLADTAEALPAGYPSLRLANWLNLVKPAAFDLYVDKVLDARSAEAPNGTEVVVLSLLGGASYWRYGLEQLIEWSNHPGRRLIVVPGEDYEDKSLLEAGNAGAQCAYRAWRYLREGGRVNAQALYDFLRAELLEPGACRWREPRVLPRALLYHPRRGEATLEEWQAEWRSREVADRPSVLLVLYRSHLQAADTGMFDALLEVLDRAGLNTLPLAVASLKEAGCLETLNHLLERSESALIFNATGFAIGSKLNDGSAAEPSEYHCPFSRRVPVLQLVLASTTREEWACQARGLRARDLAMQVTLPELDGRIITRAVAFKSLALRHERSQINSVRFVLDPERANFVARLAAAWIRLARLDNAEKRIALVLANYPSSDARIGNGVGLDTPASSINLLRWLEQAGYAIEGAPEDGDALLEDLRATVTNQLDGLAYRPSSESLPLEQYLCHFERLPQECQSAVLERWGAPFEDPRFRAEGASGRFTISGRRFGAVFVGVQPARGFDIDQQALYHDPDLVPPHGYLAFYFWLRERFQADAVVHVGKHGNLEWLPGKGGALSNACWPEIALGPLPHVYPFIVNDPGEGAQAKRRAQAVIIDHLMPPMARAETYGELAELEELADEYYQALGVDPRREARLKTLIAAKVRETHLAEELGLDAEGDDQALLEELDAYLCEIKEASIRNGLHVLGELPARAELVETLVALLRLPRGGQAAECGLLHALAKDLGLPGDYDPLAPAKGRWQGPRPAALSAAVASPWITTGDTRERLEALARGWVDILLETGGEDARESLAALPTTRAVLDFARASLLPALERSATNERFALLEALAGRFVDPGPSGAPTRGRLDVLPTGRNFYAVDSRAIPSKTAWALGQQVADALIERYLQEHGDYPRSLGLSVWGTATMRTGGDDIAQAMALIGIEPVWAAGSQRLIDFRIIPAFQLGRPRVDVTLRVSGLFRDAFPNVIALFDAAVRKLADYQEPGDGNSIRAAVETRAAELQRRGESPPTAWRRASYRIFGAMPGAYGAGIQGLLDSGSWERERDLGGAYVQWGGYAYGQSLDGASEGSADFDAFETRLAGLDAILHNQDNREHDLLDSGDYAQFQGGMAAAANALQGRRPALYFGDHADPARPRVRALKEELNRVVRARLLNPKWQAAMRRHGYKGAFEMAASVDYLFGFDATTGIVDDYQYDLIQDSLLEAPLNREFFANHNPQAGREIGERLLEAAQRGMWRVEPSRRERLEAMLLEIDDSEERMD; encoded by the coding sequence ATGCATCTTTTCGCCGCCCAGCCAGGAGGATTCAGCGATGATGAGGGGATCGTCGATCTCGACCAGCAGCCCGCGCGGCTGGTGATCCTCTCCGCCGCCGACAGCACCCTGAGCCTGCTCGCCGACACCGCCGAAGCGCTGCCGGCCGGCTACCCATCGCTACGCCTGGCCAACTGGCTCAACCTGGTCAAGCCGGCCGCGTTCGATCTCTACGTCGACAAGGTGCTGGACGCGCGCTCGGCCGAGGCGCCGAACGGTACCGAGGTGGTGGTGCTGTCGCTGCTCGGTGGCGCCAGCTACTGGCGCTACGGCCTCGAGCAGCTAATCGAGTGGTCGAACCACCCTGGGCGTCGCCTGATCGTGGTACCCGGCGAGGACTACGAGGACAAGAGCCTGCTCGAAGCCGGCAACGCCGGCGCGCAGTGCGCCTATCGGGCCTGGCGCTACCTGCGCGAGGGCGGACGCGTCAACGCCCAGGCGCTCTACGACTTCCTCCGCGCCGAGCTGCTCGAACCCGGCGCCTGCCGCTGGCGCGAACCGCGAGTGCTGCCGCGCGCGCTGCTCTATCACCCTCGACGGGGCGAAGCGACCCTTGAGGAGTGGCAGGCCGAGTGGCGCTCGCGCGAAGTCGCCGACCGCCCGAGCGTACTGCTGGTGCTCTACCGCAGCCATTTGCAGGCCGCCGACACCGGGATGTTCGACGCCCTGCTCGAGGTGCTCGACCGGGCCGGGCTCAATACGCTGCCGCTGGCGGTCGCCTCGCTCAAGGAGGCCGGCTGCCTGGAGACGCTCAACCACCTGCTCGAACGCAGCGAGAGCGCGCTGATCTTCAACGCCACCGGTTTTGCGATCGGATCAAAGCTCAACGACGGCAGCGCCGCTGAACCGAGCGAATACCATTGCCCCTTCTCGCGTCGCGTGCCGGTGCTCCAGTTGGTGCTCGCCAGCACCACCCGCGAAGAGTGGGCGTGTCAGGCCCGAGGACTACGCGCGCGCGATCTCGCCATGCAGGTCACCCTGCCCGAACTCGACGGCCGGATCATCACCCGGGCGGTAGCGTTCAAAAGCCTTGCCCTGCGCCACGAGCGCAGCCAGATCAACAGCGTGCGCTTCGTCCTCGACCCTGAACGGGCGAACTTCGTTGCCCGGCTCGCCGCGGCCTGGATCCGCCTCGCCAGACTCGACAACGCCGAAAAACGCATCGCCCTGGTGCTGGCCAACTATCCATCCAGCGATGCACGGATCGGCAACGGCGTCGGTCTCGACACCCCGGCCTCATCGATCAACCTGCTGCGCTGGCTCGAGCAAGCGGGCTATGCGATCGAGGGCGCTCCTGAGGATGGCGATGCGCTGCTCGAAGACCTGCGCGCCACGGTGACCAACCAGCTCGATGGCCTCGCCTACCGCCCAAGCAGCGAGAGCCTGCCGCTCGAGCAGTACCTGTGCCACTTCGAGCGTCTGCCGCAGGAGTGCCAGAGTGCAGTGCTGGAACGCTGGGGCGCGCCCTTTGAGGATCCGCGCTTTCGCGCCGAAGGCGCGAGCGGGCGCTTTACGATCAGCGGCCGGCGATTCGGCGCCGTGTTCGTCGGCGTGCAGCCGGCGCGCGGCTTCGACATCGACCAGCAGGCGCTCTACCACGATCCCGACCTGGTGCCGCCCCACGGCTACCTGGCGTTCTACTTCTGGCTGCGCGAGCGCTTCCAGGCAGATGCAGTGGTCCACGTCGGCAAGCACGGCAACCTCGAGTGGCTGCCAGGCAAGGGCGGGGCGCTCTCGAACGCCTGCTGGCCGGAGATCGCCCTCGGTCCACTGCCCCACGTCTATCCATTCATCGTCAACGATCCAGGCGAGGGCGCCCAGGCCAAGCGGCGCGCCCAGGCGGTGATCATCGATCACCTGATGCCGCCGATGGCACGCGCCGAGACCTACGGCGAGCTTGCCGAGCTCGAGGAGCTCGCCGATGAGTACTACCAGGCGCTGGGTGTCGATCCGCGCCGGGAGGCGAGGCTCAAGACGCTGATCGCGGCCAAGGTGCGCGAAACCCACCTGGCCGAGGAGCTGGGCCTCGATGCCGAAGGTGACGACCAGGCGCTGCTCGAGGAGCTCGACGCCTACCTGTGCGAAATCAAGGAGGCTTCGATCCGCAACGGCCTGCACGTGCTCGGCGAACTGCCGGCGCGCGCGGAGCTGGTCGAGACGCTGGTCGCACTGCTGCGCCTGCCGCGCGGCGGGCAGGCTGCGGAGTGCGGGCTGCTCCACGCACTGGCCAAGGATCTCGGCCTGCCCGGGGACTACGATCCACTGGCCCCGGCCAAGGGGCGCTGGCAGGGACCGCGCCCCGCCGCCCTGAGCGCGGCCGTGGCTTCGCCATGGATCACCACCGGCGACACCCGCGAGCGTTTGGAGGCGCTGGCGCGAGGATGGGTCGACATCCTCCTCGAAACCGGCGGCGAGGACGCCCGCGAGTCACTGGCGGCACTGCCCACGACCCGCGCAGTGCTCGACTTCGCCCGTGCGTCGCTGCTGCCGGCGCTCGAGCGCAGTGCGACCAACGAACGCTTTGCGCTGCTCGAGGCCCTGGCCGGGCGCTTCGTCGACCCTGGGCCGAGCGGTGCGCCGACCCGCGGGCGGCTCGACGTACTGCCCACCGGGCGCAACTTCTACGCCGTCGATAGTCGCGCGATCCCGTCCAAGACCGCCTGGGCGCTGGGCCAGCAGGTGGCCGACGCGCTGATCGAGCGCTACCTGCAGGAGCACGGCGACTATCCGCGCAGCCTCGGCCTCTCGGTATGGGGCACCGCGACGATGCGCACCGGCGGCGACGACATCGCCCAGGCGATGGCGCTGATCGGGATCGAGCCCGTATGGGCGGCGGGCAGCCAGCGGCTGATCGACTTCCGGATCATCCCGGCCTTCCAGCTCGGCCGCCCGAGGGTCGACGTCACGCTCAGGGTCTCGGGACTGTTCCGCGATGCCTTCCCCAACGTCATCGCCCTGTTCGACGCCGCGGTACGCAAGCTTGCCGACTATCAGGAGCCGGGCGATGGCAATTCGATCCGGGCGGCGGTCGAAACCCGCGCCGCCGAACTCCAGCGCCGGGGCGAATCACCTCCGACCGCATGGCGTCGGGCCAGCTATCGCATCTTCGGCGCCATGCCGGGCGCCTACGGCGCGGGGATCCAGGGACTGCTCGACAGCGGTAGCTGGGAGCGCGAGCGCGATCTCGGCGGCGCTTACGTCCAGTGGGGCGGCTACGCCTACGGCCAGAGCCTCGACGGCGCCAGCGAAGGCAGCGCCGACTTCGATGCGTTCGAGACTCGGCTCGCCGGGCTGGATGCGATCCTGCACAACCAGGACAACCGCGAGCATGACCTGCTCGACTCCGGCGACTACGCCCAGTTCCAGGGCGGCATGGCGGCAGCGGCGAACGCCCTGCAGGGCCGCCGGCCGGCGCTCTACTTCGGCGACCATGCCGATCCGGCCCGGCCCCGGGTGCGGGCGCTGAAGGAGGAGTTGAACCGGGTGGTACGCGCGCGGCTACTCAACCCGAAGTGGCAGGCAGCGATGCGCAGGCATGGCTACAAGGGCGCGTTCGAGATGGCCGCTAGCGTCGACTATCTGTTCGGCTTCGACGCCACTACCGGGATCGTCGATGATTACCAGTACGACCTGATCCAGGACTCGCTGCTCGAAGCGCCGCTCAACCGCGAGTTCTTCGCCAACCACAACCCCCAGGCCGGCCGGGAGATCGGCGAGCGCCTGCTGGAAGCGGCGCAGCGTGGGATGTGGCGGGTCGAACCATCGCGCCGCGAGCGGCTGGAAGCGATGCTGCTCGAGATCGACGACAGCGAGGAGCGCATGGATTGA
- the cobW gene encoding cobalamin biosynthesis protein CobW, whose amino-acid sequence MPHTPNLAKIPATVVTGFLGSGKTTLLSGLLKRAQGKRIAVIVNEFGELDVDAELLRGCAVENCAAEEQAGRGGIYELANGCICCTVEEEFLPVMLELVERRDEIDHILIETSGLALPKPLVQAFNWPEIKRSCTVDAVITVVDGPAFAAGRMADSEQRVEAQRLADESLDHDPTLAELLDDQLGAADLVVVSKSDLLDEPARARVADSLAARLPASVKTLFLAHGECDPKTITGLGLEAEARIDRLHTHHDHHHAEGHDHHHAHDDFDGLVIELGRVDSERLESLLAELIGAHAIYRVKGFVDTGKPMRQVIHAVGARLQRHFDRPWREQEQRATRLVVIGRELDREAIERHLAPATA is encoded by the coding sequence ATGCCCCATACCCCCAACCTCGCCAAGATTCCCGCCACCGTGGTCACCGGCTTTCTCGGCAGCGGCAAGACCACCCTGCTCTCCGGGCTGCTCAAGCGCGCCCAGGGCAAGCGCATCGCGGTGATCGTCAATGAGTTCGGTGAACTGGACGTCGACGCCGAGCTGCTGCGCGGCTGCGCGGTGGAGAACTGCGCCGCCGAGGAGCAAGCGGGTCGCGGTGGAATCTACGAACTCGCCAACGGCTGCATCTGTTGTACCGTCGAGGAAGAGTTTCTGCCGGTGATGCTCGAGCTGGTCGAGCGTCGCGACGAGATCGACCATATCCTGATCGAGACCTCCGGGCTGGCGCTGCCCAAGCCATTGGTACAGGCCTTCAACTGGCCCGAGATCAAGCGCTCGTGCACCGTCGATGCGGTGATCACGGTGGTCGATGGGCCCGCCTTCGCCGCCGGTCGCATGGCCGACTCCGAGCAGCGGGTCGAGGCCCAGCGCCTGGCGGACGAAAGCCTCGACCACGACCCGACCCTCGCCGAGCTGCTCGACGACCAGCTCGGTGCGGCCGATCTGGTGGTGGTGAGCAAGAGCGACCTGCTCGACGAGCCCGCGCGCGCGCGCGTGGCCGATAGCCTCGCCGCGCGTCTGCCGGCCAGCGTCAAGACGCTGTTCCTCGCCCACGGTGAGTGCGACCCCAAGACGATCACCGGACTCGGGCTCGAAGCAGAGGCGCGGATCGATCGGCTTCATACCCACCACGATCACCATCACGCCGAGGGCCATGACCACCATCACGCCCACGACGACTTCGACGGGCTGGTGATCGAGCTCGGCCGGGTGGACTCCGAGCGGCTTGAGTCGCTGCTCGCCGAGCTGATCGGTGCGCATGCGATCTACCGGGTCAAAGGCTTCGTCGACACCGGCAAGCCAATGCGCCAGGTCATCCATGCCGTCGGCGCTCGCCTGCAGCGTCACTTCGATCGCCCCTGGCGCGAGCAGGAGCAGCGAGCCACCCGGCTGGTGGTGATCGGTCGCGAACTCGACCGCGAGGCGATCGAGCGCCACCTCGCCCCCGCCACGGCCTGA
- a CDS encoding MFS transporter encodes MSPASRSKRRGSKLPAASPSLEAQTERRLEDEFGALVEPRYIERGTRAYRSTMLALFSAGFATFALLYCVQPLMPVLSDAFAIDAARSSLVLSVSTATLALGLLVTGPISDAVGRKQVMSVSLLAAALFTLLGALMPSWGGVLAMRALVGLSLAGLAAVAMTYLGEEVSPRALGVSMGLYIGGNAIGGMSGRLISGVLVDFISWRATLMVLGAVSLVSALAFIRMLPPSRNFSPRRLDPRTLQDGFVRHFRDPGLPWLFLQSFLLMGGFVTLFNYLGYRLLGAPYGYSQSVVGLISVVYLSGIYSSAWGGALADRLGRPRVFWWFVALMLAGLALTLSTPIVVVFAGVLLFTFGFFAAHSTASSWVGKRAPVARAQASSLYLFNYYLGSSLAGTSGGFFWHLAGWPGVAGFIAALLLVALLVAWFKLHALREGV; translated from the coding sequence TTGTCGCCCGCTTCGCGCTCCAAGCGCCGTGGTTCCAAACTTCCAGCCGCTTCTCCCTCTCTCGAGGCACAAACCGAGCGACGGCTCGAAGACGAATTCGGCGCGCTGGTCGAGCCGCGCTACATCGAACGTGGCACCCGCGCCTACCGGAGCACCATGCTGGCGCTGTTCTCCGCCGGCTTCGCCACCTTTGCGCTGCTCTACTGCGTGCAGCCGCTGATGCCGGTGCTGTCGGACGCCTTCGCCATCGATGCGGCGCGTTCGAGCCTGGTGCTTTCGGTCTCCACCGCGACCCTGGCGCTGGGCCTGCTGGTCACCGGGCCGATCTCGGACGCGGTGGGGCGCAAGCAGGTGATGTCGGTGTCGCTGCTCGCCGCTGCGCTGTTCACCCTGCTCGGCGCGCTGATGCCGAGCTGGGGCGGGGTACTGGCGATGCGTGCGCTGGTCGGGCTGTCGCTTGCCGGACTCGCCGCGGTGGCGATGACCTACCTGGGCGAGGAGGTTTCGCCGCGCGCCCTCGGGGTGTCGATGGGGCTCTACATCGGCGGCAACGCGATCGGTGGGATGAGCGGGCGGCTGATCAGCGGCGTGCTGGTCGATTTCATCTCCTGGCGCGCCACCCTGATGGTGCTCGGTGCGGTGTCGCTGGTCAGCGCACTCGCCTTCATCCGCATGCTGCCTCCTTCGCGCAACTTCTCTCCCCGCCGTCTCGATCCGCGCACCCTGCAGGATGGCTTCGTCCGTCACTTCCGCGACCCTGGGCTGCCGTGGCTGTTCCTCCAGTCGTTTCTGCTGATGGGCGGCTTCGTCACCCTGTTCAACTACCTCGGTTACCGCCTGCTCGGCGCGCCCTACGGCTATAGCCAGAGCGTGGTCGGGCTGATCTCGGTGGTCTATCTCTCCGGCATCTACAGCTCCGCCTGGGGCGGGGCGCTGGCCGACCGGCTCGGCCGGCCTAGGGTGTTCTGGTGGTTCGTTGCCCTGATGCTGGCGGGGCTTGCGCTCACACTGTCGACGCCGATCGTGGTGGTGTTCGCCGGTGTGCTGCTGTTCACCTTCGGCTTCTTCGCCGCTCATTCCACCGCCTCCAGCTGGGTAGGCAAGCGCGCACCGGTAGCGCGCGCCCAGGCGTCCTCACTCTATCTGTTCAACTACTACCTCGGCTCTTCGCTCGCCGGCACCAGCGGTGGCTTCTTCTGGCATCTCGCCGGATGGCCGGGCGTGGCCGGTTTCATCGCAGCGCTCTTGCTGGTCGCCTTGCTGGTCGCTTGGTTCAAGCTGCACGCGCTGCGCGAAGGCGTTTAG
- a CDS encoding cobalamin biosynthesis protein: protein MTSMRYALGVGFRRHCEIGELVRLVEAGLGEAGLAPKAVSWLASIEAKRGASQLEALASRFGWTVELWPAERLAATPGVRQHSPLASRLFGSPSVAEAAALASLSEHGVEPPALRLATLRSQAATVAIAEARG, encoded by the coding sequence ATGACCAGCATGCGCTATGCCCTAGGCGTCGGCTTTCGACGTCACTGCGAAATCGGCGAACTGGTGCGTCTGGTCGAAGCCGGGCTCGGCGAGGCAGGCCTGGCGCCGAAAGCGGTCAGCTGGCTTGCGAGCATCGAAGCCAAGCGTGGGGCGAGCCAGCTCGAGGCGCTGGCATCGCGCTTCGGCTGGACGGTCGAACTCTGGCCGGCCGAGCGGCTGGCCGCGACCCCCGGGGTGCGCCAGCATTCGCCCCTCGCCTCGCGGCTGTTCGGCAGCCCGAGCGTCGCCGAGGCGGCGGCACTGGCCTCACTGTCAGAGCATGGCGTGGAGCCCCCGGCGCTGCGGCTTGCGACGCTGCGCTCCCAGGCAGCCACGGTGGCGATCGCCGAAGCGCGCGGCTAA